The following nucleotide sequence is from Meiothermus cerbereus DSM 11376.
CCCGCTACTTTCGCAGGATATACCCGTGCCCCCGCAGGGTGTGAAGCAGTGGGGGCTCGCCTAGGGCTCGACGCAGCGCCGAGAGGTGCACCTCGAGGGTGTTGGGCTCGACCTCTTCCCCCCAGACCCGCTGCATCAGGGTCTCCTTGGGCAGGACACGCTCGGCGTGCTCCAAAAAACACTGCAGTAGCTGTAGGGCTTTGGGGGATAGCTCCAGCAGGCGCTCATTTCGGCGGGCTTCCATCTTGCCTGGGTAAAGCGCCACATCGGCGTAGGCAAGCACCTCCTCCAGGCGTTTACTTCGGCGCAAGAGGGCCTCGATGCGAGCCAGCAACTCCGACAGCGCGTATGGCTTCACCAGGTAGTCGTCGGCCCCCTCGCGCAAGCCCTTGACCCGCCACTCCACCTCGTCCAGCGCCGTGAGCATCAGCACCGGTACCGCGCTCCGCTTGCGAATCTCGCGCAGCACCCCAAACCCATCACCCCCCGGCAGCAGCACATCCAGTACCACCACCTCGGGGTTTTCGGCCAGCCGACGTAGACCATCGGCCCCCGTACCCGCCTCCAGAACCTGGTAACCCTCGAGTTCCAGGCCAAGGCGCAGGGCTTCGCGCACCCCGGTATCGTCTTCGATGAGCAGCACCCGGGCCATGCCCCTATTCTGGCAGAAACTACCCCGGATGCCGGTGATCTGGAGGTTAGGGCCTCACTGTCTGGGGGGTTCTCCTTTGCCCTCCGGCAAACCCCGCACGAAAAGTGCCACCCCCTCCTGCAAAAGCTGTTCTGCCGAATAACCGGGCATGTGCTGGGCGGTCATGTAGGCCCCATGCACAATCGAGGCAAAGATGACCGCCAGGGCTTTGCCGTGCCTAGGCGAGACCTGCTCCAATAGCTCGGCCAGTTGTTCGATGCCCCGCCGCATAGCTTCGCGGGCCAGTTGGACGGCCTCGAGGTCGCCCCCCCGGCGGCTCGAGTAAGCGGTCATGAGGGCGGTGAGCGGCTCCACCTGCCCCCGGTAAGCCAGGGCCAGGGCCAGCAAGCGCTGATGCAAGGTGCCTGGCTGGGAAAGCGCCCGCTGGGTCTCCACAAAGCCTTCCTGCAAAAGGGCCTCCAAGAGCGCCCGCTTGGAAGCAAAGTGGTGGTACACTGCGGCCTTGGTCAGGCCCAGGGTGCGGGCCAGGTCTTCCAGGCTGGTAGCAGCGTACCCCCGCTCTGCAAACGCTTTACGGGCGCTTCGCAACAGGGCCTGACGGGTATCCATCTACCTATAGCCTACGCCTTGTTCTTCTAAACGTGCTGTGGCTCCAGCAACAGAAACCTCAACAGGCAGATGCGCAAGAGGGGCACACCCTGGTTAACCCAACCCGCTTTTTTTGCCCCCAAGAGGCGGGTAAACACCCATGGCCCACGCAGTTTACTGGCTTTGGCCCGCCCCAAGCCCCTCCATGCTACATCAGCGAGAAAGCTTGCTCTTGCGTCAAAACAAGTAGTTCACCCCAAAGCGAAGCTGGATACCAAATGCCGTGCCGTAGATACCGGTAGCATCGCTGGCCAGGTAAAGGGTAGGCACCGCCTCGGCAAAGAGGCCCGCATCGCTGGCGGTGCTGTAATTGACCCCTATCGGAGCGCGAATCCCAAAGAAGTTAATGGCTCCTAAGCCCACCCAGTTGCCCCCCAGGCCCCCATAGGGCAACAGACGGCCCGCCCCAAACGGGAACAGCAGGTCTGCGCCCAGCTCGAGGAAGCTGGGATTCAGGCCAATGCCCACATTGG
It contains:
- a CDS encoding response regulator transcription factor; amino-acid sequence: MARVLLIEDDTGVREALRLGLELEGYQVLEAGTGADGLRRLAENPEVVVLDVLLPGGDGFGVLREIRKRSAVPVLMLTALDEVEWRVKGLREGADDYLVKPYALSELLARIEALLRRSKRLEEVLAYADVALYPGKMEARRNERLLELSPKALQLLQCFLEHAERVLPKETLMQRVWGEEVEPNTLEVHLSALRRALGEPPLLHTLRGHGYILRK
- a CDS encoding TetR/AcrR family transcriptional regulator translates to MDTRQALLRSARKAFAERGYAATSLEDLARTLGLTKAAVYHHFASKRALLEALLQEGFVETQRALSQPGTLHQRLLALALAYRGQVEPLTALMTAYSSRRGGDLEAVQLAREAMRRGIEQLAELLEQVSPRHGKALAVIFASIVHGAYMTAQHMPGYSAEQLLQEGVALFVRGLPEGKGEPPRQ